From Bacteroidia bacterium:
AAATTTTAAAGCAGGGCATAAAGCGGGTGGGGATTAGCAAGGGAGTTTCGTTGCATACGCTTCCTCACAGTTATACCACCCATCTCCATGAGCAAGGCACAGACATTTTCGTCATACAGAAACTTCTTGGCCACCACAGCTCAAAGACGACAGAGATCTACACCCACATCAGTAAAAAACACTTCATAATGTTCAGAATCCGGTTGAGAACATGGATATTTGAGCCGAGGGCTAA
This genomic window contains:
- a CDS encoding tyrosine-type recombinase/integrase, whose protein sequence is MRLGKGKKDRMVVLPPKTLRILEDYWRGYKTKEYIFEGQKGGRYSPESFSQILKQGIKRVGISKGVSLHTLPHSYTTHLHEQGTDIFVIQKLLGHHSSKTTEIYTHISKKHFIMFRIRLRTWIFEPRAKNAESLTITPLPECYM